A region from the Sandaracinus amylolyticus genome encodes:
- a CDS encoding MotA/TolQ/ExbB proton channel family protein has product MATLAHHFEEGGWGMYPILFWQIIAIGIIIERSIYLYRSSINRDVFLATMQKCILAGDIGRAIKLCSAANAPLARIVKAGLMKVNRPDSEVQAAMDEAALRELPKIEQRTGYLALLANLAMLSGLLGTVTGLIAAFGAVANADAASRATMLARGISEAMNCTAFGLLAAIIALIGFAVLNGKTQSLLDDINGATVQVMNLVVNNRSKINLQGLQQAA; this is encoded by the coding sequence ATGGCAACGCTGGCGCACCACTTCGAAGAGGGCGGTTGGGGCATGTACCCCATCCTCTTCTGGCAGATCATCGCGATCGGCATCATCATCGAGCGCTCGATCTACCTGTACCGCAGCTCGATCAACCGCGACGTCTTCCTGGCCACGATGCAGAAGTGCATCCTCGCCGGCGACATCGGACGCGCGATCAAGCTCTGCTCGGCTGCGAACGCGCCGCTCGCCCGCATCGTCAAGGCGGGTCTCATGAAGGTCAATCGCCCCGACTCGGAAGTGCAGGCGGCGATGGACGAGGCCGCGCTCCGTGAGCTCCCGAAGATCGAGCAGCGCACGGGCTACCTCGCGCTCCTCGCGAACCTCGCGATGCTCTCGGGCCTTCTCGGCACCGTCACCGGTCTGATCGCCGCCTTCGGCGCGGTCGCGAACGCCGACGCCGCGAGCCGCGCGACGATGCTCGCCCGCGGTATCTCGGAGGCCATGAACTGCACGGCCTTCGGTCTCCTCGCCGCGATCATCGCGCTGATCGGCTTCGCCGTGCTCAACGGCAAGACGCAGTCGCTGCTCGACGACATCAACGGCGCGACCGTCCAGGTGATGAACCTGGTCGTGAACAACCGCTCCAAGATCAACCTCCAGGGCCTCCAGCAGGCGGCCTGA
- a CDS encoding MotA/TolQ/ExbB proton channel family protein — translation MEAIWHALRDGAPFSFINVAVLAIVLAIIAERFVYILTKYRVNSREFMAQIRKLVQAGNIDRAIKLCEAAPLPLLQVVKAGLTQVNRGDEAVIASMEERWAELHPELEKRIGALWTLANIATLVGLLGTISGLIRAFGALGSAAPAQRAALLAAGISEAMWNTALGLGIAVICMTFHLFLHSQAKKIKQDMELSTMKLENLLMQKGR, via the coding sequence ATGGAAGCTATCTGGCATGCCCTCCGTGATGGCGCGCCGTTCTCGTTCATCAACGTCGCCGTCCTCGCCATCGTGCTGGCGATCATCGCGGAGCGCTTCGTCTACATCCTGACGAAGTACCGCGTGAACTCGCGCGAGTTCATGGCGCAGATCCGGAAGCTGGTGCAGGCCGGGAACATCGATCGCGCGATCAAGCTCTGCGAGGCGGCGCCGCTGCCGCTGCTGCAGGTCGTGAAGGCGGGCCTCACGCAGGTGAACCGCGGTGACGAAGCGGTCATCGCGTCGATGGAAGAGCGCTGGGCCGAGCTCCACCCCGAGCTCGAGAAGCGCATCGGCGCGCTGTGGACGCTCGCGAACATCGCGACGCTCGTCGGTCTGCTCGGAACCATCTCGGGCCTCATCCGCGCGTTCGGCGCGCTCGGCTCGGCGGCTCCGGCGCAGCGCGCGGCGCTCCTCGCGGCCGGTATCTCCGAGGCCATGTGGAACACGGCGCTCGGCCTCGGCATCGCCGTCATCTGCATGACGTTCCACCTCTTCCTCCACAGCCAGGCGAAGAAGATCAAGCAGGACATGGAGCTCTCGACGATGAAGCTCGAGAACCTGCTGATGCAGAAGGGCCGCTGA
- a CDS encoding ExbD/TolR family protein has product MELTPRQQAYVRKRTKHDEPDPSEVAGELNIVPFLDIVVNLILFLLATSAQVMIVAELDAHLPSLSRGRRASSSTEQGSTLNLSVTIAENGIIVSGSGGKLAPGCTQMQSGRVITVPRGGDGTYNWRALTECVARVHSQFPDENQVILSADPSIEYEHIIQAMDAVRAQGTDPLFPNVMLSAGVR; this is encoded by the coding sequence ATGGAGCTGACGCCGCGCCAGCAGGCTTACGTCCGCAAGCGGACGAAGCACGACGAGCCCGATCCCAGCGAGGTCGCGGGCGAGCTCAACATCGTTCCGTTCCTCGACATCGTCGTGAACCTGATCCTCTTCCTGCTCGCGACGTCGGCGCAGGTGATGATCGTCGCCGAGCTCGACGCGCACCTGCCGTCGCTCTCGCGCGGTCGTCGCGCATCGAGCTCGACCGAGCAGGGCAGCACGCTGAACCTCAGCGTCACGATCGCGGAGAACGGCATCATCGTCTCGGGCTCGGGCGGCAAGCTCGCGCCGGGATGCACGCAGATGCAGTCGGGCCGCGTGATCACCGTGCCGCGCGGCGGAGACGGGACGTACAACTGGCGCGCGCTCACGGAGTGCGTCGCGCGGGTGCACTCGCAGTTCCCCGACGAGAACCAGGTGATCCTCAGCGCGGATCCGAGCATCGAGTACGAGCACATCATCCAGGCGATGGATGCGGTGCGCGCGCAGGGCACGGACCCGCTGTTCCCGAACGTGATGCTCTCCGCGGGCGTCAGGTGA
- a CDS encoding ExbD/TolR family protein has product MASESNTPSGGHGEKATMAQVKGLVRRKLRKVPPHEEQSLNIYPMMDIMTIILVFMIMQVANETANISQSDELQLPWTTSTEQLTEALAIQISRTEVIVDGRPVVQLRNGTVDPSQKQGGANGFLITPLLNEMQQHRDRLKLIAQRNPRRPFTGEVQIIADRRTPFRTLSEIIYTIGQAEFAHMHFVALEESQGGGGGGH; this is encoded by the coding sequence ATGGCCTCCGAATCGAACACGCCCAGCGGCGGGCACGGCGAGAAGGCCACGATGGCCCAGGTGAAGGGCCTCGTGCGGCGCAAGCTGCGCAAGGTCCCGCCGCACGAAGAGCAGAGCCTGAACATCTATCCGATGATGGACATCATGACCATCATCCTGGTGTTCATGATCATGCAGGTCGCGAACGAGACCGCGAACATCTCGCAGAGCGACGAGCTCCAGCTGCCGTGGACGACGTCGACCGAGCAGCTCACGGAAGCGCTCGCGATCCAGATCTCGCGCACCGAGGTGATCGTCGACGGTCGTCCGGTGGTGCAGCTCCGCAACGGCACGGTCGATCCGAGCCAGAAGCAGGGCGGCGCGAACGGCTTCCTGATCACCCCGCTGCTCAACGAGATGCAGCAGCACCGCGATCGCCTGAAGCTGATCGCGCAGCGCAACCCGCGCCGTCCGTTCACGGGCGAGGTGCAGATCATCGCGGATCGCCGGACGCCGTTCCGGACGCTGAGCGAGATCATCTACACGATCGGTCAGGCCGAGTTCGCGCACATGCACTTCGTCGCCCTCGAGGAGTCGCAGGGCGGTGGCGGCGGCGGGCACTGA
- a CDS encoding protein kinase domain-containing protein: MLVCPLCRIVLAKGEAVCPRDGQTPLSREPHPIPPAVAARFQVVEPFADGDSGTLYLADDKQTGRRGLLKLLRGATAWTVSERSRLKRELVKQATLTHPALVPPLATGEADSLIWLFREWIDGVSLSVRLARSGALTVPEALAVAAQIAGALDDLHRAGLLMRDLSPAHVLVQAQPSGVPKVAVIDAGIAMRIAGAGEVTGKPGYVSPEHVAGKLVSFRSDLYSLGCVIHEMLTGTPVFRGSTEHVLEAQRSHSAPQLAVSLPSGVAALIGQLLLKEPRDRPFSAQQVRRTLEPFLPQDAASAKREATAEFAIGEHLSAAPTGKGSGTLRPPTRKQTLVGIALPKPNSDRTQELTSLDLAKAERVLVNGAEPTQELTPLDLAQAERVLAKSADRTQELTPMDLARAEQVLSASRAEPSRTGAPPPFRRDADPTTPLTPADLRAARPAPRPSAPPPAPGTKSVRPRSTPPLPYAVRPVAPAGAAMRTTPGMPAPEPIRAPKVTPPPAKTPTPATLVKPEPAPIAKPIEEPSTKPTGAPESDGAVLPVVDAATTAVDAAPPPVATVAEAPPESPRQPASSAETAAPASQAAPESDARRDDQAPPDGEPEPADTYEALSEARDDDPDVAPVPTIEPEPVAPAAEPPSASVSALTTGELASIHGPRRGVPTPYLVVGGLVAFCGIAGATGLLGSYLFASGETEAAVSAPAAAPSPAAAPSPAPVVVAPAAATPTSAAPSEPVAAPEPPAAVDAPTPEPTPEQAPSEPVAVAAAEPTPAAEPEAPPPAAEPAPALEPAAPTPEPESRSSRRDRRRSRGSATRAEAPAARPVIASSFGSRGATTASAGGGDFDQLRTEARSAFQARRYADAARAYERASRIRPRDASVWSGLGAARMQSGNTSGAVQAYRQAVSIEPRNARYHVGLGRALAAAGDRARARQSFEQALRIDPRNADARAQLARL, translated from the coding sequence ATGCTCGTCTGCCCGCTCTGCCGGATCGTCCTCGCGAAGGGCGAGGCGGTCTGCCCGCGCGATGGGCAGACGCCTCTCTCGCGCGAGCCGCATCCCATCCCGCCCGCCGTCGCGGCGCGCTTCCAGGTGGTCGAGCCGTTCGCCGACGGCGACTCGGGCACGCTCTATCTCGCCGACGACAAGCAGACCGGACGCCGCGGTCTCCTCAAGCTCCTGCGCGGCGCGACCGCGTGGACCGTCTCCGAGCGCAGCCGCCTCAAGCGCGAGCTCGTGAAGCAGGCGACGCTCACGCACCCCGCGCTCGTCCCGCCGCTCGCGACGGGCGAAGCCGACTCGCTCATCTGGCTCTTCCGCGAGTGGATCGACGGCGTCTCGCTCTCGGTGCGCCTCGCGCGCTCGGGCGCGCTGACGGTGCCCGAGGCGCTCGCCGTCGCGGCGCAGATCGCGGGCGCGCTCGACGATCTCCACCGCGCGGGATTGCTGATGCGCGATCTCTCGCCCGCGCACGTGCTGGTGCAAGCGCAGCCGAGCGGCGTGCCGAAGGTCGCGGTGATCGACGCGGGCATCGCGATGCGCATCGCGGGCGCGGGCGAGGTCACGGGCAAGCCCGGCTACGTCTCGCCGGAGCACGTCGCAGGCAAGCTCGTCAGCTTCCGCAGCGACCTCTACTCACTGGGCTGCGTCATCCACGAGATGCTGACGGGCACGCCCGTCTTCCGCGGCAGCACGGAGCACGTGCTCGAGGCGCAGCGCTCGCACAGCGCGCCGCAGCTCGCGGTGTCGCTGCCGTCGGGCGTCGCGGCGCTGATCGGCCAGCTGCTGCTCAAGGAGCCGCGCGACCGGCCGTTCTCGGCGCAGCAGGTGCGGCGCACGCTCGAGCCGTTCCTCCCGCAGGACGCGGCGAGCGCCAAGCGCGAGGCGACCGCGGAGTTCGCGATCGGCGAGCACCTGAGCGCGGCGCCGACCGGCAAGGGCAGCGGCACGCTGCGCCCGCCGACGCGCAAGCAGACCCTGGTGGGCATCGCGCTGCCGAAGCCCAATAGCGATCGCACGCAGGAGCTGACCTCGCTCGATCTCGCGAAGGCCGAGCGCGTGCTCGTGAACGGCGCGGAGCCGACGCAGGAGCTCACGCCGCTCGACCTCGCGCAGGCGGAGCGCGTGCTCGCGAAGAGCGCCGATCGCACGCAGGAGCTCACGCCGATGGATCTCGCGCGCGCCGAGCAGGTGCTCTCGGCGTCACGCGCCGAGCCGTCGCGCACCGGCGCGCCGCCGCCGTTCCGACGCGATGCGGATCCCACGACGCCGCTGACGCCCGCGGATCTGCGCGCGGCGCGCCCCGCACCGCGTCCTTCGGCGCCGCCGCCGGCGCCGGGCACGAAGTCGGTGCGTCCGCGGAGCACGCCGCCGCTGCCCTACGCGGTGCGGCCCGTCGCGCCCGCAGGCGCGGCGATGCGCACGACGCCGGGGATGCCCGCGCCCGAGCCGATCCGCGCGCCCAAGGTCACGCCGCCGCCCGCGAAGACGCCCACGCCGGCGACGCTGGTGAAGCCCGAGCCGGCACCGATCGCGAAGCCGATCGAGGAGCCGTCCACCAAGCCGACCGGAGCGCCCGAGAGCGACGGCGCGGTCCTCCCGGTCGTCGACGCCGCGACGACGGCGGTCGATGCCGCACCTCCCCCGGTCGCGACCGTCGCCGAAGCGCCCCCGGAGAGCCCTCGGCAGCCGGCGAGCTCCGCCGAGACTGCGGCTCCGGCGAGCCAGGCAGCACCCGAGAGCGACGCGCGTCGCGACGACCAGGCGCCCCCCGATGGCGAGCCCGAGCCGGCCGACACCTACGAAGCGCTGAGCGAGGCCCGCGACGACGATCCGGACGTCGCGCCGGTCCCCACGATCGAGCCCGAGCCGGTGGCGCCCGCCGCCGAGCCGCCGAGCGCCAGCGTCTCCGCGCTCACCACGGGCGAGCTCGCGTCGATCCACGGGCCGCGTCGCGGCGTGCCCACGCCGTACCTCGTCGTCGGCGGTCTCGTCGCGTTCTGCGGCATCGCGGGCGCGACCGGGCTCCTCGGCAGCTACCTCTTCGCGAGCGGCGAGACCGAAGCAGCGGTGTCCGCGCCCGCCGCAGCGCCCTCGCCCGCCGCAGCGCCCTCGCCGGCGCCCGTCGTCGTCGCGCCCGCCGCCGCGACGCCCACCAGCGCGGCCCCCAGCGAGCCCGTGGCGGCTCCCGAGCCGCCGGCGGCCGTCGACGCGCCTACCCCCGAGCCGACGCCCGAGCAGGCCCCCAGCGAGCCCGTCGCGGTCGCCGCGGCCGAGCCCACGCCCGCCGCGGAGCCCGAAGCGCCGCCTCCCGCGGCCGAGCCCGCCCCTGCGCTCGAGCCCGCCGCCCCGACGCCCGAGCCCGAGTCGCGCTCGTCGCGCCGCGACCGCCGCCGCTCGCGTGGGAGCGCGACCCGCGCCGAAGCGCCCGCCGCGCGCCCGGTGATCGCGTCCTCGTTCGGCTCGCGCGGCGCCACCACCGCGTCGGCGGGCGGCGGCGACTTCGATCAGCTGCGCACCGAAGCGCGCAGCGCGTTCCAGGCGCGTCGCTACGCCGACGCGGCTCGCGCCTACGAGCGCGCCAGCCGCATCCGCCCGCGCGACGCGAGCGTGTGGTCCGGCCTCGGCGCCGCGCGCATGCAGTCCGGCAACACGTCGGGCGCGGTGCAGGCGTATCGCCAGGCGGTCTCGATCGAGCCGCGCAACGCGCGCTACCACGTCGGGCTCGGCCGTGCGCTCGCGGCCGCCGGCGATCGCGCCCGCGCCCGCCAGTCGTTCGAGCAGGCCCTGCGCATCGACCCGCGCAACGCCGACGCCCGCGCCCAGCTCGCGCGCTTGTAG
- a CDS encoding YifB family Mg chelatase-like AAA ATPase — MLSRVHAGCLVGIEARPVEVEVHLGKGLPGFDLVGLPEAAVRESRVRVRAALATSGFELPPRHVVLNLAPADLRKRGASFDLAIAIAVLSASGLCAPNLLDETLMVGELSLAGELRMVRGVLPLLQLARARGLSRAIIPAGHAAEARLVRGLEVRAARSLGDVVAFLGATGDLPRVDASPAPRAVRDPDEPDLAEVRGQDGARRALEIAAAGHHDVLLIGPPGAGKTMLARRLPGLLPPPDDDERAEIATIASAAGLDGFDGGARRPFRAPHHTASAAALIGGGDPVRPGEVTLGHAGVLFLDELPEFARPAIESLRTTMESGVAVVARARERVSMPARPLVVAAMNPCPCGFSGEPTRLCSCTPSRVEQYRARVSGPLLDRFDLHVALPPVKLAELGDAAPSESSAAVRARVIAARERAIASGDVIGVKTANPSRSLERDLASLSPDARTLLDLAGERLGLSMRGFSRALRVARTIAHLAAAGRVEAPHVAEALQYRLLDRRVSGAPAVRAG; from the coding sequence ATGCTCTCGCGCGTCCACGCTGGTTGCCTCGTCGGCATCGAGGCTCGCCCCGTCGAGGTCGAGGTCCACCTCGGGAAGGGGCTCCCCGGGTTCGACCTCGTCGGTCTGCCCGAGGCCGCGGTCCGCGAGAGCCGGGTGCGGGTGCGCGCTGCGTTGGCGACGAGCGGGTTCGAGCTGCCGCCGCGTCACGTCGTGCTGAACCTCGCGCCTGCCGATCTGCGCAAGCGGGGTGCGAGCTTCGACCTCGCGATCGCGATCGCGGTGCTGAGCGCGAGCGGGCTCTGCGCGCCGAACCTGCTCGACGAGACGCTGATGGTCGGCGAACTCTCGCTCGCCGGCGAGCTGCGCATGGTGCGCGGCGTGTTGCCGCTGCTGCAGCTCGCGCGAGCGCGCGGCCTGTCGCGCGCGATCATCCCCGCAGGGCACGCGGCCGAGGCGCGGCTGGTCCGCGGGCTCGAGGTGCGCGCCGCACGATCGCTCGGCGACGTCGTCGCGTTCCTCGGTGCGACGGGCGATCTGCCGCGCGTCGATGCGTCGCCCGCGCCGCGCGCGGTGCGGGATCCCGACGAGCCCGATCTCGCGGAAGTGCGCGGTCAGGACGGAGCGCGTCGCGCGCTCGAGATCGCGGCGGCGGGCCATCACGACGTGCTGCTCATCGGACCGCCGGGCGCGGGCAAGACGATGCTCGCGCGTCGTCTGCCCGGACTTCTTCCTCCGCCCGACGACGACGAGCGCGCGGAGATCGCGACGATCGCGAGCGCGGCGGGGCTCGACGGATTCGACGGAGGCGCGCGCCGTCCGTTCCGCGCGCCGCACCACACCGCGAGCGCCGCCGCGCTGATCGGCGGCGGCGATCCGGTGCGCCCCGGCGAGGTCACGCTCGGGCACGCAGGCGTGCTCTTCCTGGACGAGCTGCCGGAGTTCGCGCGGCCCGCGATCGAGTCGCTGCGCACGACGATGGAGTCGGGCGTCGCGGTGGTGGCGCGCGCGAGAGAGCGCGTGAGCATGCCGGCGCGCCCGCTCGTGGTCGCGGCGATGAACCCGTGCCCGTGTGGCTTCTCGGGCGAGCCCACGCGCCTCTGCTCGTGCACGCCGAGCCGCGTGGAGCAGTACCGCGCGCGTGTGAGCGGGCCGCTGCTCGATCGCTTCGATCTGCACGTCGCGCTGCCGCCGGTGAAGCTCGCCGAGCTCGGTGACGCGGCGCCCTCCGAGTCGAGCGCGGCCGTGCGAGCGCGGGTGATCGCAGCGCGCGAGCGCGCCATCGCGAGCGGCGACGTCATCGGCGTGAAGACGGCGAACCCGTCGCGCTCGCTCGAGCGCGATCTCGCGTCGCTGTCGCCCGACGCGCGCACGCTGCTCGATCTCGCGGGTGAGCGCCTCGGCCTCAGCATGCGCGGCTTCTCGCGCGCGCTGCGCGTGGCGCGGACGATCGCGCACCTCGCGGCGGCGGGGCGCGTCGAAGCGCCGCACGTCGCGGAGGCGCTGCAGTACCGGCTGCTCGATCGGCGCGTCTCGGGCGCGCCGGCCGTGCGCGCCGGCTGA